From the genome of Orcinus orca chromosome 5, mOrcOrc1.1, whole genome shotgun sequence, one region includes:
- the MAP6D1 gene encoding MAP6 domain-containing protein 1 — protein sequence MAWPCISRLCCLARRWNQLDRSDVAVPLTLHSYSELESEEPGLGGATSRRGSSPAGSRDPGRDVPLTQYQRDFGVWTAPARPRDATLGRGSGAGGRRIKPPAPYSRGVYVLPVGDADAAAAATTSYRQEFQAWTGVKPSRSTKVKPATVITTHSSGWDSSPGAGFQVPEVRKKFAPNPSAIFQASAPRILNV from the exons ATGGCGTGGCCCTGCATCAGCCGCCTCTGTTGCCTGGCGCGGCGCTGGAACCAGCTGGACCGCTCCGACGTGGCTGTGCCACTGACCCTGCACAGCTACTCCGAACTCGAGAGCGAGGAGCCGGGCCTGGGCGGTGCCACCTCACGCAGGGGCTCGTCCCCCGCAGGCTCGCGGGACCCCGGCCGGGACGTGCCGCTTACTCAGTACCAGCGGGACTTCGGCGTGTGGACGGCGCCCGCGAGGCCCAGAGATGCAACACTGGGGCGCGGGTCGGGAGCGGGCGGCCGCAGGATCAAGCCCCCCGCGCCCTACAGCCGGGGGGTCTACGTGCTCCCCGTCGGCGACGCAGATGCGGCTGCAGCGGCGACCACATCGTACAG ACAGGAATTCCAGGCTTGGACTGGAGTGAAGCCATCGAGATCCACAAAGGTGAAACCCGCCACAGTCATCACAACCCACAGCTCTGGATGGGACAGCAGCCCCGGGGCTGGCTTCCAG GTCCCTGAGGTGAGGAAGAAGTTCGCCCCTAACCCCTCAGCCATCTTTCAGGCCTCAGCTCCCCGGATCCTCAACGTGTGA